From the Ruania alkalisoli genome, one window contains:
- a CDS encoding GntR family transcriptional regulator has product MSALDGTGVTIAPVQRNALGDQVAARLRLLIVTGQLPAGYRLVEASLSADFGVSRGPVRDALGTLQSEGLVAVQGRGLSVVGLTAEDLVELFSLRRTLETFALRECAAAADPVWSPAEDRLAELDQAADDGDAVAFAHADLAFHTSLYHVAGHRRLLRVWNGYRPTFAALLEVATSQDRDLHPSADSHRLILERVRAGDVAAAERELVDHLEGARARLERFRAAHHDEQDPG; this is encoded by the coding sequence ATGAGCGCCCTGGACGGCACTGGCGTGACCATTGCCCCGGTGCAGCGCAACGCACTCGGCGATCAGGTTGCCGCACGGTTGCGGCTGCTCATCGTGACCGGTCAGTTGCCGGCCGGGTACCGGTTGGTGGAAGCGAGCCTCTCGGCCGACTTCGGCGTCAGCCGCGGTCCGGTCCGCGACGCACTCGGGACGCTGCAGTCCGAAGGGCTGGTGGCCGTTCAGGGGCGGGGGTTGTCCGTGGTGGGCCTGACGGCTGAGGACCTCGTCGAGCTGTTCTCCCTGCGGCGCACGCTGGAGACGTTCGCGCTGCGCGAGTGCGCAGCCGCCGCCGACCCTGTCTGGAGCCCCGCCGAGGACCGGCTGGCTGAACTGGATCAGGCGGCCGACGACGGCGATGCCGTGGCCTTCGCCCATGCGGATCTCGCGTTCCACACCAGTCTGTATCACGTGGCCGGGCACCGCAGGCTGCTGCGGGTGTGGAACGGGTACCGGCCCACATTCGCCGCCCTGCTCGAGGTGGCCACGTCGCAGGACCGAGACCTGCATCCGTCGGCCGATTCGCACCGGCTGATCCTGGAGCGCGTCCGGGCCGGGGACGTTGCGGCGGCCGAGCGTGAGCTGGTCGACCACCTGGAAGGGGCGCGTGCCCGACTGGAACGGTTCCGCGCCGCCCACCACGACGAGCAGGACCCTGGCTGA
- a CDS encoding sialidase family protein → MTVATTVPGTVVGHSPASSRAYVGSPSIVVLPDGDYLAGHDLFGPGTNFDTQMIYGSTDQGATWTHRATVTGQFWSTLFLAGGSVWTIGASRQYGNVVIRRSDDGGHTWTEPTDEANGLIKSGTFHTAPTPVLEHEGRWWRAIEDVTDTSRWGRSFRAGMFSAPVGSDLLDARNWTSTPFQAVDPSWLGGTMNAWLEGNAVVGSDGQMMNVMRVDEPGTGNHVYSALLRVPTPDSPMTFDPEVDLVPMPGGISKFTIRWDEPTGRYHSLVNHVPHPERAAKGLRGRHVLCHVTSPDLRTWQVGAVLLEHEDDVDHGFQYVDWVVEGEDILFVSRTAYEDSEGSAENFHDSNYLTFHRFADFRSRLPSTS, encoded by the coding sequence TTGACCGTCGCCACCACCGTCCCCGGAACCGTCGTCGGCCATTCGCCGGCCAGCAGCCGTGCCTACGTCGGCTCACCGTCGATCGTCGTGCTACCCGACGGCGACTATCTCGCCGGCCATGACCTGTTCGGGCCGGGGACGAACTTCGACACCCAGATGATCTACGGCTCCACCGACCAGGGCGCCACCTGGACCCACCGCGCCACCGTAACCGGCCAGTTCTGGAGCACGCTGTTTCTCGCAGGAGGCAGTGTCTGGACGATCGGGGCGAGCCGGCAGTACGGGAACGTCGTGATCCGCCGCTCCGACGACGGCGGGCACACCTGGACCGAGCCCACCGACGAGGCGAACGGCCTGATCAAGTCCGGGACCTTCCACACCGCACCCACGCCGGTCCTCGAGCATGAGGGGCGCTGGTGGCGCGCCATCGAAGATGTGACAGACACGAGCCGGTGGGGTCGGTCCTTCCGTGCCGGGATGTTCTCCGCCCCCGTGGGTTCGGACCTGCTCGACGCAAGAAACTGGACCAGCACACCGTTTCAGGCGGTCGACCCGAGCTGGCTCGGCGGGACGATGAACGCATGGTTGGAGGGCAATGCCGTCGTCGGGTCCGATGGTCAGATGATGAACGTGATGCGGGTAGACGAGCCCGGTACCGGGAACCACGTCTACAGCGCGCTGTTGCGTGTGCCGACCCCGGACAGTCCGATGACCTTCGACCCGGAGGTCGACTTGGTGCCGATGCCCGGCGGCATCTCGAAGTTCACCATCCGCTGGGACGAGCCCACTGGGCGCTACCACTCGCTGGTCAACCATGTGCCTCACCCCGAACGTGCTGCCAAGGGACTGCGTGGGCGGCATGTGCTGTGCCACGTGACGTCGCCGGACCTGCGCACGTGGCAGGTGGGTGCAGTCTTACTCGAGCATGAGGACGACGTCGACCACGGCTTCCAGTACGTGGACTGGGTGGTCGAGGGTGAGGACATCCTCTTCGTCTCCCGGACGGCGTATGAGGATTCCGAGGGAAGCGCCGAGAACTTCCACGACAGCAACTACCTGACCTTCCACCGGTTCGCCGACTTCCGCAGCCGGCTCCCCAGTACCTCATGA
- a CDS encoding sulfatase family protein gives MASDRPNIVLVVTDQQRFDTLACYGFEAGHTPNLDRLAQQGAVVDAAYCTSPLCTPSRASMFTGKHVAEHGVEKLYDTLPESEGLFTERLRQVGYRTGLFGKLHVSGRADEAEHRHPGDGFDVYEWCNEASLDMESPLHAYDAWLAEKDPEFRERLRTEGRGVLHYPREVHMSHWIADRALGFIDETTAAQQPFLAYLGFFDPHNPFDDYPEEFAAHVGDLPPVRPVPERIPGGLQREIDSKTVAAHVAGGDLEAARVGYHASIALLDAEIGRVLDRIDELGIAEDTLVIVTGDHGEMLGDRGRMTKGAFFYESCVRVPLIIRHPGEVPDGVRVPEPVLPTDIAATVLSAAGLDHGDLENVLDLRLLASGETEPHAFVASSYRNGGVAVGRSITYFDPPLLATMIRSGRHKLVRYHDPVAPDGQLFDLEADPGEDADLWEDPALADVRADLTATLLDWQVRQHWRAGPRGGERRPHNTVA, from the coding sequence GTGGCATCCGACCGTCCCAACATCGTTCTGGTGGTCACCGACCAGCAGCGCTTCGACACCCTCGCCTGCTATGGCTTCGAGGCCGGTCATACGCCGAACTTGGATCGATTGGCGCAGCAGGGTGCGGTCGTCGACGCCGCCTACTGCACCTCGCCACTGTGCACGCCGAGCCGGGCGAGTATGTTCACCGGCAAGCACGTGGCCGAGCACGGGGTGGAGAAGCTCTACGACACACTTCCCGAGTCCGAGGGGCTATTCACCGAACGCCTCCGCCAGGTCGGCTATCGCACCGGACTGTTCGGCAAACTGCACGTCAGCGGCCGCGCCGACGAGGCTGAACACCGCCACCCGGGCGACGGATTCGACGTCTATGAATGGTGCAACGAGGCCAGCCTCGACATGGAGTCTCCGTTGCACGCCTATGACGCCTGGCTCGCCGAGAAGGACCCGGAGTTCCGGGAGCGGCTGCGCACCGAGGGGCGCGGCGTACTGCACTACCCCCGCGAGGTGCACATGAGCCACTGGATCGCCGATCGCGCCCTTGGCTTCATCGACGAGACCACCGCAGCCCAGCAGCCATTCCTCGCCTACCTCGGCTTCTTCGACCCGCACAACCCCTTCGACGACTACCCGGAGGAGTTCGCCGCCCACGTGGGCGACCTGCCTCCGGTTCGTCCGGTGCCGGAACGCATCCCCGGTGGTCTGCAGCGGGAGATCGACTCCAAGACCGTGGCCGCGCACGTCGCCGGCGGTGACCTGGAGGCGGCCAGAGTTGGCTACCACGCCTCCATCGCGCTGCTCGACGCCGAGATCGGCCGGGTGCTGGATCGCATCGACGAACTCGGCATTGCCGAGGACACCCTGGTCATCGTCACCGGCGACCACGGTGAGATGCTCGGTGACCGCGGGCGCATGACCAAGGGTGCCTTCTTCTACGAGTCCTGCGTCAGGGTTCCGCTGATCATCCGTCATCCGGGCGAGGTTCCCGACGGCGTCCGAGTGCCCGAGCCTGTCCTGCCGACCGACATAGCCGCAACCGTTCTCAGTGCGGCCGGCTTGGACCATGGCGACCTGGAGAACGTGCTCGACCTGCGCCTGCTCGCCAGTGGCGAGACTGAACCCCATGCCTTCGTGGCCTCCTCCTATCGCAACGGAGGGGTCGCCGTCGGGAGATCGATCACCTACTTCGACCCCCCGCTGCTGGCCACCATGATCCGCTCGGGCCGCCACAAGCTCGTGCGCTACCACGACCCCGTCGCGCCCGACGGGCAGCTGTTCGATCTGGAGGCCGATCCAGGCGAAGACGCCGACCTCTGGGAGGACCCGGCGTTGGCCGATGTCCGGGCCGACCTCACGGCCACGTTGCTCGACTGGCAGGTCCGCCAACACTGGCGAGCCGGGCCGCGCGGAGGCGAACGACGTCCCCACAACACCGTGGCGTGA
- a CDS encoding right-handed parallel beta-helix repeat-containing protein: MDDHTSRRNILGAGLAGLAASTAAVTLGALPAAADPGNGNGNGHGNGNGNGQGNGNGNGGNPHAGNSTTSSVLSWVSIHDYKDQVTNQADPEEDWDWTAAIQAAIDENAGRVIYFPNSSPRYLVSDYIAMRSNTSLIGDGDSLIYFTIPIEDTDDIHVRGGFFRLREQAVMDDPTGTFSYDITVRSLSFESLEQQRNGVFKLVNARRVTIADCTFVNCGAAFVCHELEMNNSYVRANAGESGDPAVEAGFSPDSTDDLCEDIFFVNNHVDGVEYFVMALRLNFVKRAVITGNICRFGQISWWGGGARKGEGGEKHFLRRCLQFTIANNYLHQNNGAIYGNNGSEITVTGNMCEYSIDTAIDMEGCQNFTVDGNTVKYAGNFCYSVFYGCRNGVFSNNVAIQGPAAANMGPVGQQKGLEVFRQIASFDDATPEQYAIRGNTFRWDGDTDFGVVRLDNYGDVTISDNYFENVIIDGVAGHSKANQSLVNNEFRFTNASSANDVYIALGRQSVGGRSCLVRDNRIQIENADAAAIPIMVIQHRSDSAAMSLIDRNVIDAQTDIAIAYGDLRTGTRNDGQAFTMRENVLASGSIANLSRGGKTDVLLESNRDWDLGEAAWVEEPDTERYTSLKTGLSVMG, encoded by the coding sequence ATGGACGACCACACGTCTCGGCGCAACATCCTGGGAGCAGGTCTCGCCGGCCTGGCTGCAAGCACTGCAGCCGTCACACTGGGCGCACTACCAGCGGCCGCCGACCCCGGGAACGGCAATGGCAATGGCCATGGGAACGGGAACGGGAACGGCCAGGGCAACGGGAACGGCAACGGCGGAAATCCGCACGCAGGGAACTCCACGACGTCGTCGGTACTCAGCTGGGTGAGCATCCACGACTACAAGGATCAGGTCACCAATCAGGCAGACCCGGAGGAGGACTGGGACTGGACGGCTGCGATCCAGGCGGCGATCGATGAGAACGCCGGCCGTGTCATCTATTTCCCGAACAGCTCACCGCGCTACCTGGTGAGTGACTACATTGCCATGCGTTCGAACACGAGCCTGATCGGCGATGGCGATTCGCTCATCTACTTCACCATCCCGATCGAAGACACCGACGACATCCACGTGCGGGGCGGGTTCTTCCGGCTGCGCGAGCAGGCCGTGATGGACGACCCCACCGGCACCTTCTCCTACGACATCACCGTGCGCTCGCTGAGCTTCGAGTCCCTGGAGCAGCAGCGCAACGGCGTGTTCAAACTGGTCAACGCCCGCCGCGTGACCATCGCCGACTGCACCTTCGTCAACTGCGGAGCGGCGTTCGTCTGCCACGAACTCGAGATGAACAACTCCTACGTCCGCGCCAACGCCGGCGAAAGCGGAGATCCCGCAGTGGAGGCCGGCTTCTCTCCCGATTCCACCGATGACCTCTGCGAAGACATCTTCTTCGTCAACAACCACGTCGACGGCGTCGAGTACTTCGTCATGGCGCTACGCCTGAACTTCGTCAAGCGCGCCGTCATCACCGGCAACATCTGCCGGTTCGGTCAGATCTCCTGGTGGGGCGGCGGGGCCCGCAAGGGCGAGGGCGGAGAGAAGCACTTTCTGCGTCGCTGCCTGCAGTTCACGATCGCGAACAACTACCTGCACCAGAACAACGGCGCGATCTACGGAAACAACGGCTCCGAGATCACCGTCACGGGCAACATGTGCGAATACTCCATCGATACCGCGATCGATATGGAGGGCTGCCAGAATTTCACCGTCGACGGTAATACAGTGAAGTACGCAGGCAACTTCTGCTACAGCGTGTTTTATGGCTGCCGCAATGGTGTGTTCAGCAACAACGTCGCCATTCAGGGCCCAGCCGCAGCCAACATGGGCCCGGTGGGCCAGCAGAAGGGACTGGAGGTCTTCCGTCAGATCGCCAGCTTCGACGATGCCACACCGGAGCAGTACGCGATCCGCGGCAACACGTTCCGCTGGGACGGGGACACTGACTTCGGTGTGGTCCGCCTGGACAACTATGGCGACGTCACCATCTCGGACAACTACTTCGAGAACGTGATCATCGACGGCGTCGCGGGGCACAGCAAAGCGAACCAGTCGTTGGTCAACAACGAGTTCCGGTTCACCAACGCCAGCTCGGCGAACGACGTCTACATCGCGCTCGGCCGACAGTCCGTGGGCGGGCGCAGTTGCCTGGTGCGGGATAATCGCATCCAGATCGAGAACGCCGATGCTGCCGCCATTCCCATCATGGTGATCCAGCACCGGTCTGACTCGGCCGCAATGAGCCTGATCGACCGGAACGTGATCGATGCGCAGACAGACATCGCCATCGCGTACGGCGACCTGCGCACGGGTACCCGCAATGACGGTCAGGCCTTCACGATGCGCGAGAACGTCCTGGCGTCCGGCAGCATCGCCAACCTCAGCCGAGGCGGGAAGACGGATGTGCTGCTCGAGAGCAACCGGGACTGGGACCTCGGGGAGGCCGCCTGGGTCGAGGAGCCGGACACTGAGCGCTACACGAGCCTGAAGACCGGCCTGTCCGTGATGGGCTAG
- a CDS encoding amidase, with product MADLHDLTARELATAIRTRQTSPAEVLAHTEARADALSERVGAFVTRAPDLARAHADDAARLLEESSPEEVARAYPLLGVPLPIKDLTMVAGVPMRAGSAALDGFVAPVDDGLVIRFREAGTVMIGKTNTPEIGLPCYTEPEVAPPARTPWDLTRSAGGSSGGAAAAVASRIVPIAHGSDGGGSIRIPASACGLVGLKASRGRVSTGPFGVDGPALATQGVLTRDVRDTALALDLLSPPWPGDSALLPGPQTSFLDACERREQGLRVGVVTTPFITPEAPVHEQARAAVEKTARALEAMGHHVSEAPVPFAAEEWTPFLDVWSVMAASAPLPEEAEHLLVPLTQWMRERGRGVSGLAYAGAISAGQRLTRQTATAWVEFDVICMPTLAQPPAPIGSIRDDADPEGDFWAQCAFTPWTSTWNILGWPAISLPVHWAPDSPDGGPDLPFGVALGAGLGAEERLLALAAALEEALPWSGRRPPVG from the coding sequence ATGGCCGATCTGCACGATCTGACCGCCCGTGAACTCGCCACCGCGATCCGCACCCGCCAGACCTCGCCCGCCGAGGTGCTCGCCCACACCGAAGCCCGCGCCGACGCGCTGAGCGAACGGGTGGGTGCCTTCGTCACCCGCGCGCCCGATCTCGCCCGGGCCCACGCCGACGACGCAGCTCGCCTCCTCGAGGAGTCCTCACCCGAGGAGGTGGCCCGTGCGTATCCCCTGCTCGGGGTGCCGCTGCCGATCAAGGACCTGACGATGGTGGCCGGCGTGCCGATGCGCGCCGGGAGCGCCGCCCTGGACGGTTTCGTCGCCCCCGTCGACGACGGCCTGGTCATCCGATTCCGGGAGGCAGGCACCGTCATGATCGGCAAGACCAACACCCCCGAGATCGGTCTGCCCTGCTACACCGAGCCCGAGGTCGCACCCCCGGCCCGCACCCCGTGGGACCTGACCCGGTCCGCCGGTGGATCCTCCGGGGGCGCCGCGGCCGCCGTCGCCTCACGGATCGTCCCGATCGCGCACGGCAGCGACGGCGGTGGCTCGATCCGCATCCCCGCCAGTGCGTGCGGGCTCGTTGGTCTCAAGGCCAGCCGCGGGCGGGTCTCGACCGGACCGTTCGGGGTGGACGGGCCGGCGCTGGCCACGCAGGGTGTGCTCACCCGGGACGTGCGTGACACCGCCCTCGCACTTGATCTCCTCAGCCCCCCGTGGCCCGGCGACTCGGCGCTGCTTCCGGGGCCGCAGACCTCCTTCCTCGACGCCTGTGAACGCCGCGAGCAGGGACTGCGCGTGGGAGTCGTGACCACACCGTTCATCACGCCCGAGGCGCCGGTGCACGAGCAGGCGAGGGCCGCCGTCGAGAAGACCGCCCGGGCGCTGGAGGCGATGGGCCACCACGTGAGCGAAGCGCCGGTGCCGTTCGCGGCCGAGGAGTGGACCCCGTTCCTGGACGTGTGGTCGGTGATGGCCGCGAGCGCGCCGCTGCCCGAGGAGGCTGAGCACCTGCTGGTGCCGCTGACCCAGTGGATGCGCGAGCGCGGGCGGGGTGTGAGCGGGCTCGCCTACGCGGGTGCGATCAGCGCCGGGCAGCGGCTCACGCGGCAGACCGCGACCGCGTGGGTGGAGTTCGATGTGATCTGTATGCCCACGCTCGCGCAGCCGCCGGCGCCGATCGGGTCCATCCGTGACGACGCCGACCCCGAGGGTGACTTCTGGGCGCAGTGTGCCTTCACGCCCTGGACCAGTACCTGGAACATCCTCGGCTGGCCGGCGATCTCCCTGCCTGTGCACTGGGCGCCCGATTCCCCGGACGGCGGCCCTGACCTCCCGTTCGGCGTCGCCCTGGGGGCGGGGTTGGGTGCGGAGGAGCGGCTGCTCGCGCTCGCGGCGGCGTTGGAGGAGGCACTGCCGTGGTCCGGCCGGCGGCCGCCGGTGGGGTGA
- the tdh gene encoding L-threonine 3-dehydrogenase, which translates to MKALYKTGPHPGLELVERPEPEPGPHEVKIRVHTTGICGTDLHILDWDHWAASMVTSPLIPGHEFYGEVVAVGDMIHDVEVGELVSGEGHIVCGMCRNCRAGRRQLCIRTISVGVQREGAFAEYVVIPQENVWSHTREGGHAVSPELGAIFDPFGNAVHTALKFPVVGEDVLITGAGPIGLMAAAVVRHAGARYVAITDVSPERLALAEKMGVDLALNVSTTPVNRAEELLHLREGFDVGLEMSGHPSALPEMITVMNHGGKIAILGLPSEPIDMDWSLVVTQMLTLQGIYGREMFETWNAMSSMLQTSEWLLDAVTSVVTDRLPASQWEAGFAAAKSATSGKVVLDWTRL; encoded by the coding sequence ATGAAGGCCCTGTACAAGACCGGCCCCCACCCCGGGCTGGAGCTCGTCGAGCGACCCGAGCCCGAGCCCGGCCCGCACGAGGTGAAGATCCGTGTGCACACCACCGGCATCTGCGGCACCGACCTGCACATCCTCGACTGGGATCACTGGGCCGCCTCGATGGTGACGTCCCCGCTGATCCCCGGGCATGAGTTCTACGGTGAGGTCGTCGCGGTCGGAGACATGATCCACGACGTCGAGGTGGGTGAGCTGGTCTCCGGTGAGGGGCACATCGTGTGCGGAATGTGCCGCAACTGCCGGGCCGGCCGGCGGCAATTGTGCATCCGGACCATCTCGGTCGGCGTGCAACGCGAGGGCGCCTTCGCCGAGTACGTGGTGATCCCGCAGGAGAACGTGTGGTCACACACCCGCGAGGGAGGCCACGCCGTCAGCCCGGAGCTCGGCGCGATCTTCGACCCCTTCGGCAACGCAGTGCACACCGCGCTGAAGTTCCCGGTGGTCGGCGAGGATGTGCTGATCACCGGCGCCGGGCCGATCGGACTGATGGCGGCGGCGGTGGTGCGCCACGCCGGTGCCCGCTACGTCGCCATCACCGACGTCTCCCCCGAGCGGCTGGCACTGGCCGAGAAGATGGGCGTGGATCTGGCGCTGAACGTCTCCACCACTCCGGTCAACCGTGCCGAGGAACTGCTGCACCTGCGGGAAGGCTTCGACGTCGGGCTGGAGATGTCGGGCCACCCCAGCGCCCTGCCGGAGATGATCACCGTGATGAACCACGGCGGGAAGATCGCCATCCTGGGGCTGCCGAGCGAGCCGATCGACATGGACTGGTCGCTGGTGGTCACCCAGATGCTGACACTGCAGGGGATCTACGGGAGGGAGATGTTCGAGACGTGGAACGCGATGAGCTCGATGCTGCAGACCTCCGAGTGGCTGCTCGACGCCGTCACCTCGGTGGTGACCGACCGGCTCCCGGCGTCGCAGTGGGAAGCGGGGTTCGCGGCCGCGAAGTCGGCCACGAGCGGCAAGGTCGTGCTGGACTGGACGAGGTTGTGA
- a CDS encoding glycine C-acetyltransferase: MYTIAEDLRAELDELRSAGLYKHERAIASPQSAHVLASPPDGDPSAVGDGAPAEVLNFCANNYLGLAGHPDIVAAAHRALDERGFGMASVRFICGTQDLHLELERRVSQFLGTEGTILFGSCFDANGGVFETLLGAEDAVISDELNHASIIDGIRLCKATRYRYSNRDMADLRAQLTRAKEGGARRILVVTDGVFSMDGYVAPLAQICDLAEEFGALVMVDDSHAVGFMGPTGAGTPEHAGVSDRVDLTTGTFGKALGGASGGYVSGRAEIVELLRQRARPYLFSNSLAPPIVAATLTALDLVAASGELRERLGSNAALFRERMSAEGFDLLPGEHAIVPVMFGDAALAARIADAMLARGVYVTAFSFPVVPREKARIRVQLSAAHSAEDVEECVAAFVAAFVAARDAVQN, translated from the coding sequence ATGTACACGATCGCTGAGGATCTGCGCGCCGAGCTGGACGAACTGCGCTCGGCCGGGCTGTACAAGCACGAACGCGCCATCGCCTCGCCCCAGTCCGCGCACGTGCTTGCTTCCCCTCCCGACGGCGACCCTTCCGCCGTCGGGGATGGCGCACCTGCGGAAGTGCTGAACTTCTGCGCGAACAACTACCTCGGGCTCGCCGGGCATCCGGACATTGTTGCCGCAGCCCACCGGGCCCTGGACGAGCGCGGATTCGGGATGGCATCGGTGCGGTTCATCTGCGGCACCCAGGATCTGCACCTGGAGCTGGAGCGACGGGTCTCGCAGTTCCTGGGCACCGAGGGCACGATCCTGTTCGGCTCCTGCTTCGACGCCAACGGCGGGGTCTTCGAGACGCTGCTCGGTGCCGAGGACGCAGTGATCTCCGACGAGCTCAACCATGCCTCGATCATCGACGGGATCCGGCTGTGCAAGGCGACACGGTACCGGTACTCGAACCGGGATATGGCTGATCTGCGGGCGCAGCTCACCCGGGCGAAGGAGGGTGGAGCGCGGCGGATCCTGGTGGTCACGGACGGCGTGTTCTCCATGGACGGCTACGTGGCCCCACTGGCCCAGATCTGCGATCTGGCCGAGGAATTCGGTGCGCTGGTGATGGTGGATGACTCCCACGCCGTCGGGTTCATGGGGCCGACAGGGGCGGGGACTCCGGAACATGCCGGCGTCTCTGACCGGGTTGACCTCACCACAGGAACCTTCGGCAAGGCGCTAGGTGGCGCATCCGGCGGTTACGTCTCCGGGCGGGCCGAGATCGTGGAGCTGCTGCGCCAGCGGGCCCGACCGTACCTGTTCTCCAACTCCCTCGCCCCGCCGATCGTCGCCGCGACGCTGACGGCACTGGACCTGGTGGCGGCCTCGGGTGAGCTGCGTGAGCGGCTGGGATCCAACGCCGCGCTGTTCCGCGAGCGCATGAGCGCCGAGGGCTTCGACCTGCTTCCCGGGGAGCACGCCATCGTGCCGGTGATGTTCGGCGACGCCGCGCTCGCCGCCCGGATCGCCGACGCCATGCTCGCCCGCGGGGTGTACGTGACAGCGTTCAGTTTCCCCGTGGTGCCGCGCGAGAAGGCACGTATCCGGGTGCAACTCTCGGCCGCACACTCAGCCGAGGATGTCGAGGAGTGCGTCGCGGCGTTCGTGGCGGCGTTCGTGGCGGCGCGGGATGCCGTACAGAACTGA
- a CDS encoding dodecin family protein produces the protein MTASVGRITTISARSDVSFDDAVEAGIARASATLRNVSGAWIKEQKVEVTDGAVTAYQVVLEVTFVLDD, from the coding sequence ATGACTGCATCTGTCGGCCGTATCACCACGATCAGCGCCCGCTCCGACGTCAGTTTCGACGACGCGGTCGAGGCAGGTATCGCGCGTGCCTCCGCCACCTTGCGGAACGTCTCCGGTGCGTGGATCAAGGAGCAGAAGGTCGAAGTGACCGATGGCGCGGTGACCGCCTACCAGGTGGTCCTCGAGGTCACGTTCGTCCTGGACGACTGA